A genomic segment from Nocardiopsis sp. Huas11 encodes:
- a CDS encoding RNHCP domain-containing protein — protein sequence MSTTEPSPVLRTSTFTCVRCGLTTSVLDPEGTRRDHCPSCLSSRHVLDRLGGGPADCGGRMVPISIAVPRGGAWRLIHRCAMCDELSESAVSTDDNHLVLMRLAVRPLADPPFPFDLFGQV from the coding sequence GTGTCCACCACCGAACCCAGCCCTGTCCTGCGTACCTCCACCTTCACGTGTGTGCGCTGCGGCCTGACCACCTCCGTCCTCGACCCCGAGGGCACACGTCGCGACCACTGCCCCAGCTGCCTGAGTTCACGCCACGTCCTCGACCGGCTCGGGGGCGGCCCCGCCGACTGCGGCGGCCGCATGGTCCCGATCTCCATCGCCGTCCCGCGCGGCGGCGCGTGGCGCCTCATCCACCGCTGCGCCATGTGCGACGAGCTGTCGGAGAGCGCCGTGTCCACGGACGACAACCACCTCGTCCTGATGCGCCTCGCCGTCCGCCCGCTCGCCGATCCGCCCTTCCCGTTCGACCTGTTCGGGCAGGTGTGA
- a CDS encoding RNHCP domain-containing protein, with amino-acid sequence MSMGRRNTRGRRRTQRPKTVLHAHGEAGRSGSFRCVRCRLEIPAAAPGTAHRNHCPTCLASLHVDRRIPGDRAADCRGRMDAVSIAARPDGEWMIVHRCTRCGGLSANRVAGDDNVRALVRMAVRPLAASRPSASSVARRVLIDL; translated from the coding sequence GTGAGCATGGGACGACGCAACACGCGCGGCCGACGGCGCACCCAGCGGCCGAAGACCGTCCTGCACGCCCACGGCGAGGCCGGCCGGTCGGGATCGTTCCGCTGCGTGCGGTGCCGGCTGGAGATCCCCGCCGCCGCGCCGGGGACCGCGCACCGCAACCACTGCCCGACCTGCCTGGCCAGCCTGCACGTGGACCGCCGGATCCCCGGTGACCGCGCCGCGGACTGCCGGGGCCGCATGGACGCGGTGAGCATCGCGGCACGCCCGGACGGCGAGTGGATGATCGTCCACCGCTGTACGCGCTGCGGCGGTCTCAGCGCCAACCGGGTCGCGGGCGACGACAACGTCCGGGCGCTGGTGCGGATGGCGGTCCGCCCGCTGGCCGCCTCCCGCCCCTCGGCGAGCTCCGTGGCCCGGCGGGTCCTGATCGATCTCTGA